AGTCACGGTCGCCAGGCCCGCGACGGCGCCGGTCAGGAGGCCGAGGAACTTCGGCTTCTTCGAGACCATCCAGTCCATGCAAAGCCACGCGACCGCGGCGAACGAGGCGGCGATGTCCGTGTTGAGGAACGCGACGGCGGTCACGGAGTCCACCCGGAACTCGCTGCCCGCGTTGAACCCGTACCACCCGAACCAGAGGAGGGCGGTGCCGAGGGCGACCAGCGGAATGCTGTGGGGACCCCGGTCCTCGACCCGGCGCTTGCCGACGTAGAGGACCGACGCGAGCGCCGCGATCCCCGCGATGTTGTGGACCACGATGCCGCCGGCGAAGTCGAGGACGCCCCACTTCTGGAGGATGCCGCCCCCCCACACCATGTGGACGAAGGGGAAGTAGACGAAGAGGAGCCAGGCCGTCAGGAAGAGCATGTAAGCCTTGAAGGTGATCCGGTTCGTGAACGCGCCGGTGATGAGCGCCGGGGTGATGATCGCGAACATCATCTGGTAGGCGGCGAAGACGATCATCGGGATCGAGGGGTTCGGCGACGGCGTGTTGAGCGTGATGTGGCGCATGAACGCCCAGTCCAGGTTCCCGATGATCCCGCCGACGTCCCCGCTGAAGCACAGCGAGAAGCCGCAGGCCCACCAGATGACCGTCGTCCACCCCATCGAGACGAAGCTCTGGATCATGATGCCGAGGACGTTCTTCCGTCCGACGAGGCCGCCGTAGAAGAACGCCAGCCCGGGGGTCATCAGCATGACGAGGCTGCAGCAGAGCAGCATGAACCCGGTGTTCCCGGTGTCGAGTCCCGACATGACGCTTCCTCCTGGTGACGAACGAAAGGGTGGGGATTAATTCCCCGTCAGGTTGGGGGAAAGTACCCCGTCGCCCGGGCGATGTCAATCGATTTCGCCCATGAATACGGACAAAGATGGCGGTCGATGTCGTGGATCGATGCTGATTCCGAGTCCTTGCGCGACGGGCAGAGGGGCCACGATAATCCCCCCATGACCGGGGAGAATCGCCGCAGTCGAACCGTGCCTCGAACGCGTCCCGCCCGGTCGCGCCGCCTCGAGGCCGCTCGATCGCCGGGCGACGTCGGCGCGTTCCTGAGTCGGCTGCACGTC
The genomic region above belongs to Terriglobia bacterium and contains:
- a CDS encoding ammonium transporter, yielding MSGLDTGNTGFMLLCCSLVMLMTPGLAFFYGGLVGRKNVLGIMIQSFVSMGWTTVIWWACGFSLCFSGDVGGIIGNLDWAFMRHITLNTPSPNPSIPMIVFAAYQMMFAIITPALITGAFTNRITFKAYMLFLTAWLLFVYFPFVHMVWGGGILQKWGVLDFAGGIVVHNIAGIAALASVLYVGKRRVEDRGPHSIPLVALGTALLWFGWYGFNAGSEFRVDSVTAVAFLNTDIAASFAAVAWLCMDWMVSKKPKFLGLLTGAVAGLATVTPAAGYVSPSTAALIGVVAGVVCFYAVALKNKLRWDDALDVWGVHGVGGFLGIVLLGIFATTAFNPAGTNGLLAGNTAFFFKQLAAVAVSSVWAFAFTLGMLWVIDRITVVKVDKAQEDLGLDEAIHGEKAYLEGV